The following proteins are encoded in a genomic region of Pungitius pungitius chromosome 17, fPunPun2.1, whole genome shotgun sequence:
- the tpbga gene encoding trophoblast glycoprotein a, with protein sequence MLDLARRVVVCALLGSVYAPCPPRCECSEAAHTVKCVSRDLRSVPTGIPGYTRNLFITGNQIGRVGPESFRGLDNVTNLSLSNNRISEVESNTFAGLRALRSLDLSNNQLALIHPEAFSAHNQSLRELNLSRALYNHSSVTDLATSLRWSSLGSLTGLDLSHNGLVFLPSRIFSRLGGLRRLQLSNNSLVAIHNSTFSGLERLEELDLTLNALKTVPEEGLRELDSLRAADLLLGQNPFTCSCGIEPFALWLNRSQGRVGDADGLVCAFPAAMRNTSMLAVGSLTLGCRQWGAGADLALQTSYVFLGLVLGFIGLVFLFVLYLNRKGIKKRVNEMREAGRELWDGYHYRFEGDSDPRLSQVSSSADA encoded by the exons ATGCTGGATTTGGCGCGGCGCGTCGTTGTGTGCGCGCTGCTCGGCTCCGTTTACGCGCCGTGCCCCCCGCGCTGCGAGTGCTCCGAGGCGGCTCACACCGTCAAGTGCGTCTCCAGGGACCTGCGCAGCGTCCCGACCGGGATCCCCGGGTACACGCGGAACCTCTTCATAACCGGGAACCAGATCGGTCGCGTGGGTCCGGAGTCGTTCAGAGGGTTGGACAATGTGACCAACTTGTCTCTGAGCAACAACAG AATCTCCGAGGTGGAGTCCAACACCTTCGCCGGCCTCCGCGCCCTCCGCTCCCTGGACCTGAGCAACAACCAGCTGGCGCTCATCCACCCCGAGGCCTTCAGCGCGCACAACCAGTCCCTGCGGGAGCTGAACCTGAGCCGGGCCCTCTACAACCACTCGTCGGTGACGGACCTGGCCACGTCTCTCCGCTGGAGCTCCCTGGGGAGCCTGACGGGACTGGACCTCTCTCACAACGGCCTCGTCTTCCTGCCCTCGCGCATCTTCTCCCGCCTCGGGGGCCTGCGGCGCCTGCAGCTCTCCAACAACTCCCTCGTGGCCATCCACAACTCCACCTTCTCGGGTCTGGAGCGCCTGGAGGAGCTCGACCTGACCCTCAACGCCCTCAAGACGGTGCCCGAGGAGGGTCTGCGTGAGCTGGACTCTCTGCGCGCCGCGGACCTCCTGCTGGGGCAGAACCCCTTCACGTGTTCCTGCGGGATCGAACCCTTCGCCCTGTGGCTCAACCGGTCGCAGGGGCGCGTCGGCGACGCCGACGGCCTCGTGTGCGCCTTCCCCGCCGCCATGAGGAACACGTCCATGCTGGCCGTGGGCTCGCTGACCCTGGGGTGCCGCCAGTGGGGTGCCGGCGCCGACCTGGCTCTGCAGACCTCCTACGTCTTCCTGGGTCTGGTCCTGGGCTTCATTGGGCTCGTCTTCCTCTTCGTGCTCTATCTCAACCGCAAGGGCATCAAGAAGCGCGTCAACGAAATGCGGGAGGCCGGCCGGGAGCTGTGGGACGGGTACCACTACCGCTTCGAGGGCGACTCCGACCCGAGGTTATCGCAGGTCTCCTCCAGCGCCGACGCCTGA